The window ATGATGTTATTGAAGAAGTTAAAATGTGACAAACTAAACCTTTAGAGAAGATTTATCCGATTGTTTATTTTGATTGTATTGTTGTTAAAGTAAAGCAAGATAAACGAATAATAAATAAAGCAGTTTATCTTGCCTTAGGAATTAATTTAGATGGTTTAAAAGATATTTTAGGAATGTGAATTAGCGAGAATGAGGGAGTCAAATTTTGACTTAATAATCTCCTCTTACGGAAATGAAAAATCGTGGCTTACAAGATATTCTTGTTGCTTGTAGCGATAATTTAACTGGAATGTCTGATGCAATAGAAGCTGTGTTCCCAAAAACACAGCACCAATTATGCATCGTTCATCAAATTCGTAATAGTTTAAAATTTGTCCCTTACAAAGATCGCAAACTTGTAGCTAATGATTTAAAATCAATTTATACAGCAATTAATGAAGAAATAGCGCTAGTTGCTTTAGATCATTTTTCAGAAAAATGAAATAAAAAGTATCCACAAATTACTAAATCATGAAAAAATAACTGAAATAATTTAATAATTTTTCTTGAATATCCTCAAGAATTTAGAAGGATTATTTACACAAAACTAATGCGATTGAATCTGTTAATAGTCAACTAAGAAAAGTCATTAAGAATAAAAAGATTTTTCCTAATGATGCATCAGTTTTTAAAATATCTTATTTAGCATTTCAAAATATGGTTAAGAAATGAACGATGCCAATTCAAAATTGGGGTAGTGCAATTTCACATTTAATGATAAAATTTGAGGACAGAGTGAATTTAAGTTAATTACTTAGAGACACAGTTAATTGTACAGTCCCTTAATTTTTAATTTTTTAACCCTAATAATAAAAATAACAAATGAGTTATTGCCATGCACGGATGAACAGAAAACAAATTTTTAGCTTTAAGAATGACAAGACATTTTTTATAATGAAGGATACAATATTATATCATTTGATGCACGCAACCACGGTAAATCTAGTACTAAAACTATTGGTTTTGGTTTTTTTGAAAAACATGATTTAGCAATGGTAATAAAATATTTACATAAGAACTTTACTATCCAATCAATTGGTTTAATTGGTAATTCAATGGGTGGAAGTACTATTATTGAATTCATTAAAGAATACAGTGAAAAAATTAAAGAATTAAAAGCTTTAATTTTATAGATAAGTATTGATATTTCAATAAAACCTTGATTTTGCTGGGTTTTTAGTAAAACCGTGTTTTTACAAATCCCTATATTTAATAAGGGTTTTTTACCCTGTCAATACTTATCTTTAAAATTAGAAAAAAAATGTGCTACTATCCCATTACTAATTATTCATGATGAAAAAGATAATTTTGTTCCATTATATATGGCTTATGATATTTATCATCATAAAATTCGTGATGAAGAAAAACAAATTAGTGAACTATTAATTATAAAAGATGCTGGTCATGTACAATCAATTACAACTGATTATGACCTCTATACAAGTAAAACTTTATTATTTGCTAAAATACACGAAGAAATTACTAATTAAAAAGATAAAGTTTTAAGAAACTTTATCTTTTTTTAAAATTCTAAATTATTAGGTACTCGTGGAAATGGTAAAACATCACGAATATTTGTCATCCCTGTCAAATACATAATTAATCGTTCTAATCCTAAACCAAACCCACCACTTGGAGCATACCCATACTGTCTTAAATTTAAATATCATTGAAAATCCTTAATATCTAAATTAGCCATTTGCATTTTTGCTAATAACTTTTCATAATTATCTTCCCTTTGACTACCACCAATTAATTCGCCAATTCCTGGGACTAATAAATCCATTGCTTGAACAGTTTTATTATCCTCATTAGTTTTCATATAAAATGCTTTAATAACTTGTGGATAATTAGTAATAAATGTTGGCTTATTAGTTAATTGTTCACATAAATATCTTTCATGTTCAGTTTGTAAATCCATTCCTCAATGAATATTTTGATTTTCAAAACGGTCTTTAACTTTAATTAATTCCATAATTGTATCATCATAAGTCATAACTACAAATTTAACAGTTA is drawn from Spiroplasma endosymbiont of Clivina fossor and contains these coding sequences:
- a CDS encoding alpha/beta fold hydrolase, translating into MFYNEGYNIISFDARNHGKSSTKTIGFGFFEKHDLAMVIKYLHKNFTIQSIGLIGNSMGGSTIIEFIKEYSEKIKELKALIL
- a CDS encoding alpha/beta hydrolase, which produces MFLQIPIFNKGFLPCQYLSLKLEKKCATIPLLIIHDEKDNFVPLYMAYDIYHHKIRDEEKQISELLIIKDAGHVQSITTDYDLYTSKTLLFAKIHEEITN